One Littorina saxatilis isolate snail1 linkage group LG10, US_GU_Lsax_2.0, whole genome shotgun sequence DNA window includes the following coding sequences:
- the LOC138979263 gene encoding mucin-12-like, translated as MKIPAIFIGTLSLIVSLKTMQAEDLTEQESQAKLQQLKRTGVVQDGRQTQHLRRHLPLSSVPARLWPRYTRQASVFPGYNRQSNAFPGYNRQSNAFPGYNRQSNAFPGYNRQTSVYPVPPRPASVLPDSSGPVRVLPATPRPASVLPGSHLQTGVLPETEGPGSSTPGSNRPDSVLTGSSGSTNVLPGSSSSTNESSESSGSTNESSESSGSTNESAESSGSTNESSESLGSTNESGPDNFLPETKRPDTLTFGHSRPISQSIGSGEIEDDSGYHGYQLHPFIVPLLLNQWCSRMQMMRNSAAAFYCYFLVSQTMRMSGDDIVHDMQLLGHLPDAPEHH; from the exons ATGAAGATCCCTGCGATATTTATTGGCACACTGTCACTGATAGTGTCTCTGAAGACCATGCAGGCGGAAGACTTGACAGAACAAG AGTCCCAAGCCAAACTTCAGCAGCTGAAGCGCACAGGTGTTGTGCAAGACGGCAGACAGACCCAGCACCTACGAAGACACCTGCCCCTGTCAAGTGTCCCGGCACGATTGTGGCCCAGGTATACACGCCAAGCCAGCGTCTTTCCTGGATACAATCGCCAAAGCAACGCGTTTCCCGGATACAATCGCCAAAGCAACGCGTTTCCCGGATACAATCGCCAAAGCAACGCGTTTCCCGGATACAATCGCCAAACCAGTGTATATCCCGTACCCCCACGTCCAGCCAGTGTGTTGCCCGATTCTTCTGGCCCGGTTCGTGTCCTGCCCGCAACTCCTCGCCCTGCTAGTGTGTTGCCCGGGTCTCATCTCCAAACCGGTGTATTGCCCGAAACCGAGGGCCCAGGATCATCGACACCCGGATCTAACCGCCCAGACAGTGTGTTAACCGGATCCTCGGGCTCAACCAACGTATTGCCCGGATCGTCATCTTCAACAAACGAATCGTCCGAATCTTCAGGCTCAACAAACGAATCGTCCGAATCTTCAGGCTCAACAAACGAATCGGCCGAATCGTCAGGCTCAACAAACGAATCGTCCGAATCTTTAGGCTCAACAAACGAATCGGGCCCGGATAACTTTCTGCCCGAAACCAAACGCCCGGACACTTTGACTTTTGGACACAGCCGCCCAATCAGCCAGTCGATCGGATCTGGGGAAATCGAAGACGACAGCGGGTACCACGGCTACCAACTCCACCCCTTCATCGTCCCTCTGCTGCTGAACCAGTGGTGCAGCAGGATGCAGATGATGAGGAACTCAGCTGCGGCCTTCTACTGCTACTTTCTTGTGAGTCAAACGATGCGCATGTCTGGGGATGACATTGTCCACGATATGCAGTTGCTTGGCCATCTGCCGGATGCGCCGGAACATCACTGA